A genomic region of Deinococcus aerolatus contains the following coding sequences:
- a CDS encoding GNAT family N-acetyltransferase: protein MPVLFTPRLQLLPMTRDMIIARLEAAGFSLTCDTPDGPLEVCFPAEWPGAPLGAFPYYLTQTDREGVKRGSFVAVTREGGRAIGQLGSKGKPNAAGELEIGYGLNPEVWGQGLATEAVGALVAHLHARPDVQMVTAQTALHNRASERVLEKLGFVRTGRGWDDEEGELTVWAHRV, encoded by the coding sequence GTGCCTGTGCTCTTTACTCCTCGTTTACAGCTGCTGCCCATGACCCGCGACATGATCATTGCCCGGCTGGAGGCCGCTGGGTTCTCACTAACCTGTGACACGCCGGACGGCCCTCTGGAGGTCTGCTTTCCTGCCGAGTGGCCCGGCGCGCCGCTGGGGGCCTTTCCCTACTACCTGACCCAGACGGACCGCGAGGGCGTCAAGCGCGGTTCGTTCGTGGCCGTCACGCGTGAGGGTGGGCGGGCCATCGGTCAGCTGGGCAGCAAGGGCAAACCGAATGCGGCGGGCGAGCTGGAAATCGGCTACGGCCTGAACCCGGAAGTGTGGGGGCAGGGTCTGGCAACCGAGGCGGTGGGCGCGCTTGTCGCCCACCTGCACGCCCGCCCGGATGTGCAGATGGTCACGGCCCAGACCGCCCTGCACAACCGTGCCAGCGAGCGCGTGCTGGAAAAACTGGGGTTCGTGCGGACGGGCAGGGGCTGGGATG